A genomic window from Chaetodon trifascialis isolate fChaTrf1 chromosome 22, fChaTrf1.hap1, whole genome shotgun sequence includes:
- the glt8d2 gene encoding glycosyltransferase 8 domain-containing protein 2: MALLRKINRVLLVLLVLMVCLLLHSTLLRASTRPKLSDHWKSAGSAARVPAIRVSEADNVVPVIICASEERVGATMATINSVYSNTDASVFFYIVTLRDAVKLTRQYIERSKLKGIKYKILEFNPMVLRGKVKPDSSRPDLLHPLNFVRFYLPLLDISHERVIYLDDDVIVQGDIKDLFNIKLKPGHAAAFATDCDLPSTHEMVRSIGMQTTYMGFLDYRKQEVKNLGIHPRDCSFNPGVFVADIREWKKQKITKQLEKWMEENFRLNIYSSAMAGGVATPPMLIVFHDKYTKLDPLWHVRHLGWSPDARYSESFLQEARLLHWNGPFKPWNYPAVHLDLWERWFIPDPSETFSLVRPERNS; encoded by the exons atggCTCTCCTGagaaaaa TTAACCGGGTCctcctggtgctgctggtgctgatggtgtgTCTCCTCCTGCACAGTACACTGCTCAGAGCCTCCACCCGGCCCAAACTCTCAG aCCACTGGAAGAGTGCTGGAAGCGCAGCACGAGTTCCTGCCATAAGGGTGTCGGAGGCAGATAATGTCGTCCCTGTCATCATCTGCGCGTCAGAGGAGCGTGTAGGTGCAACCATGGCAACCATCAACAGCGTCTATAGCAACACAGATGCCAGCGTGTTCTTCTATATTGTTACTCTTCGTGATGCAGTTAAACTGACAAG GCAGTACATAGAGAGGAGTAAACTGAAGGGCATCAAGTATAAGATACTGGAATTTAATCCCATGGTTCTACGAGGAAAGGTGAAGCCAGATTCCTCTCGACCTGATCTGCTACATCCA ctcaATTTTGTGCGCTTTTACTTACCTCTGCTGGACATCAGCCATGAGAGGGTGATATACTTAGACGATGATGTCATCGTGCAGG GAGACATCAAGGATCTGTTTAACATCAAACTGAAGCCAGgtcatgctgctgcttttgCCACTGATTGTGACCTGCCCTCCACACATGAGATGGTGCGCAGCATCGGCATGCAG ACAACCTACATGGGCTTCCTGGActacagaaaacaggaagttaaaaaTTTGGGCATCCACCCCAGAGACTGCTCTTTCAACCCCGGAGTGTTTGTGGCAGATATCAGGGAATGGAAGAAACAGAAGATCACCAAACAGCTGGAGAAATGGATGGAGGAGAATTTCAG gCTGAACATATACAGCAGTGCCATGGCGGGAGGTGTGGCGACCCCACCCATGCTAATAGTGTTTCatgacaaatacacaaaactgGACCCACTGTGGCATGTCAGACACCTAG GCTGGAGTCCAGATGCTCGTTATTCAGAGAGCTTCCTACAGGAGGCGCGCCTGCTGCACTGGAATGGCCCATTTAAACCCTGGAATTACCCTGCTGTTCACTTGGATCTGTGGGAGAGGTGGTTCATCCCGGACCCCTCCGAAACGTTCTCCTTGGTACGACCTGAGCGCAACAGCTGA